A window of the Streptomyces griseochromogenes genome harbors these coding sequences:
- a CDS encoding magnesium and cobalt transport protein CorA → MVQAALYRDGVRVSAPAGLSETYRELREEPAGMAWIGLARPTEAELLSLAAEFDLHPLAVEDAMEAHQRPKLERYGDTLFVVLRAARYLDAPEEVDFGELHVFVGPDFVITVRHGAAPDLSAVRRRMEDSPELLRLGPEAVLYAILDAVVDGYAPVVSGVQNDVDEIETEVFRGDPEVSRRIYELSREMVEFQRATRPLVGMLHGLMAGFAKYETDEELQRYLRDVADHVTHISERVDGFRQALTEILTVNATLVTQQQNAEMRALAQAGFEQNEEVKKISSWAAILFAPTLVGTIYGMNFSRMPELHWEFGYPFAIVLMALVCTGLYIVFKRRDWL, encoded by the coding sequence GTGGTCCAGGCGGCGCTGTACCGCGACGGCGTCCGTGTCTCCGCCCCCGCCGGCCTCTCCGAGACCTACCGCGAGCTGCGCGAGGAGCCCGCCGGCATGGCGTGGATCGGCCTCGCCCGTCCCACGGAGGCCGAACTCCTCTCCCTGGCCGCCGAGTTCGATCTGCACCCGCTCGCGGTCGAGGACGCGATGGAGGCACATCAGCGGCCGAAGCTGGAGCGGTACGGCGACACGCTCTTCGTCGTGCTGCGTGCCGCCCGATACCTCGACGCGCCCGAGGAGGTCGACTTCGGCGAGCTCCACGTGTTCGTCGGCCCCGACTTCGTGATCACCGTCCGGCACGGCGCGGCCCCGGACCTGTCCGCGGTCCGCCGCCGAATGGAGGACTCCCCCGAGCTGCTCAGGCTGGGCCCGGAGGCGGTCCTGTACGCGATACTCGACGCGGTGGTCGACGGCTACGCGCCCGTCGTCTCCGGCGTCCAGAACGACGTCGACGAGATCGAGACCGAGGTCTTCCGCGGCGACCCCGAGGTCTCCCGCCGTATCTACGAACTCTCCCGCGAAATGGTCGAGTTCCAGCGCGCCACCCGGCCGCTGGTGGGCATGCTGCACGGCCTGATGGCCGGTTTCGCCAAGTACGAGACCGACGAGGAACTCCAGCGCTATCTGCGGGACGTCGCCGACCACGTCACCCACATCAGCGAGCGCGTCGACGGCTTCCGCCAGGCCCTCACCGAGATCCTCACCGTCAACGCGACCCTGGTCACCCAGCAGCAGAACGCCGAGATGCGGGCGCTCGCCCAGGCGGGGTTCGAGCAGAACGAGGAGGTCAAGAAGATCTCGTCATGGGCGGCCATCCTGTTCGCGCCCACCCTCGTCGGCACGATCTACGGTATGAACTTCTCCCGCATGCCGGAGTTGCACTGGGAGTTCGGGTACCCCTTCGCGATCGTCCTGATGGCGCTCGTATGCACCGGTCTGTACATCGTCTTCAAGCGGCGTGACTGGCTCTGA
- a CDS encoding winged helix DNA-binding domain-containing protein — MTKSSVATAPLLDTRALNRATLARQLLLRRSPLGAADALRHLLGLQAQNVKPPYHALAARLDGFAPERLSRLMADREAVRIVTLRSTLHTHTAEDCLTLRPFVQPARDRELSAFRKGLDGVDLDRLAALARELVEAEPRTMAQLRAALGAEWPHADPRSLAVAARCRLPLVQVTPRGLWGRSGQVALTTAEHWLGRPAAPAPAPDAVVLRYLAAFGPASVKDMQTWAGLTRLRDAFERLRPRLLTFRDTSGTELFDLPEAPRPDPATPAPPRFLPEFDNLLLGHADRTRVVPPEHRGRTWQGSQAHRTFLVDGFLAGLWKQDGDTLVIEPFGKLTKAQREDVTAEGARMSATLCPEVPYDIRFGTVAGR; from the coding sequence ATGACGAAGAGCAGCGTGGCCACGGCTCCCCTCCTGGACACCCGCGCCCTGAACCGAGCCACCCTCGCCCGGCAGCTCCTGCTGCGCCGCTCCCCGCTGGGCGCCGCGGACGCCCTGCGGCATCTCCTCGGCCTGCAGGCGCAGAACGTCAAGCCGCCGTACCACGCCCTCGCCGCCCGCCTCGACGGCTTCGCCCCCGAGCGGCTGTCCCGGCTCATGGCCGACCGCGAGGCCGTCCGGATCGTCACCCTGCGCTCCACCCTCCACACCCACACCGCCGAGGACTGCCTGACCCTGCGGCCGTTCGTCCAGCCCGCCAGGGACCGGGAACTGTCGGCCTTCCGCAAGGGCCTGGACGGCGTCGACCTCGACCGGCTGGCCGCGCTCGCCCGCGAGCTGGTGGAGGCCGAGCCCCGCACCATGGCCCAGCTGCGCGCGGCGCTCGGCGCCGAGTGGCCGCACGCCGACCCGCGGTCCCTGGCCGTCGCCGCCCGCTGCCGGCTGCCCCTGGTCCAGGTCACCCCGCGCGGTCTGTGGGGCCGCAGCGGCCAGGTGGCCCTCACCACCGCCGAGCACTGGCTGGGCCGCCCCGCCGCTCCGGCGCCGGCCCCGGACGCCGTGGTCCTGCGCTACCTCGCCGCCTTCGGTCCCGCCTCCGTCAAGGACATGCAGACCTGGGCCGGACTCACGCGGCTCCGGGACGCCTTCGAACGCCTGCGCCCGCGGCTCCTCACCTTCCGGGACACGAGCGGGACCGAACTGTTCGACCTGCCCGAGGCTCCCCGTCCCGACCCGGCCACTCCGGCCCCGCCCCGCTTCCTCCCCGAGTTCGACAACCTCCTCCTCGGCCACGCCGACCGCACCCGCGTCGTACCGCCCGAGCACCGCGGCCGTACCTGGCAGGGCAGCCAGGCCCACCGCACCTTCCTGGTGGACGGCTTCCTGGCCGGTCTGTGGAAGCAGGACGGCGACACCCTCGTCATCGAGCCCTTCGGGAAGCTGACGAAGGCCCAGCGGGAGGACGTGACGGCGGAGGGCGCCCGGATGTCGGCGACCCTGTGCCCCGAGGTGCCGTACGACATCCGGTTCGGCACCGTCGCGGGGCGGTGA
- a CDS encoding LysR family transcriptional regulator — MELRQLTYFVAVAEELHFGRAAERLHIVQSAVSQQIQRLERELRAELFDRSPRRVRLTPAGERLLPEARAVLAAARRARAAVAEPAGLRIGTSTGLGAHLDRVLAAFAERAPDVPVELVSLPVTERLARVAAGGLDAAFVRSAEPPPGVRVLPLWPDPLVAALPAAHPLAGRPDIDLADLAGLPLALTSRRNNPALVDLVVGACHAAGFEPLTGPVGGSLQDTLATIGSRPLWTVVYASHARVLHTPRVSYVPFRAPGLALSTGLAVSTAAPTPHLEKLLLACNDHEH; from the coding sequence ATGGAACTGCGGCAGCTCACCTACTTCGTCGCCGTCGCCGAGGAGTTGCACTTCGGGCGGGCGGCCGAACGGCTGCACATCGTGCAGTCGGCCGTCAGCCAGCAGATACAGCGGCTCGAACGGGAGCTGCGCGCGGAGCTGTTCGACCGCTCGCCCCGCCGGGTGCGCCTGACACCGGCGGGGGAGCGGCTGCTGCCCGAGGCGCGGGCGGTGCTGGCGGCGGCGCGGCGGGCGCGGGCGGCGGTGGCCGAGCCCGCAGGGCTGCGCATCGGCACCAGCACCGGGCTCGGCGCCCATCTGGACCGGGTGCTCGCCGCATTCGCCGAGCGGGCGCCGGACGTGCCCGTCGAGCTGGTCTCCCTGCCGGTCACCGAGCGGCTGGCCCGGGTCGCGGCCGGCGGGCTCGACGCCGCCTTCGTCCGTTCGGCCGAACCCCCGCCCGGCGTACGGGTGCTGCCCCTGTGGCCCGACCCGCTGGTGGCCGCCCTCCCGGCCGCGCACCCCCTGGCCGGCCGCCCGGACATCGACCTGGCCGACCTCGCCGGGCTGCCCCTCGCCCTCACCTCGCGCCGCAACAACCCCGCCCTGGTGGACCTCGTCGTCGGAGCCTGTCACGCGGCCGGGTTCGAGCCGCTCACGGGACCGGTCGGCGGCTCGCTCCAGGACACCCTCGCCACCATCGGCTCCCGCCCGCTGTGGACAGTCGTCTACGCCTCCCACGCGCGCGTGCTGCACACGCCACGTGTGTCCTACGTCCCCTTCCGCGCACCCGGCCTCGCCCTGTCCACGGGCCTCGCCGTGTCCACCGCCGCCCCCACTCCGCATCTGGAGAAACTGTTGCTGGCCTGCAACGATCACGAGCACTGA
- the dmpI gene encoding 4-oxalocrotonate tautomerase DmpI — translation MPIVTIQQGPRDTELKRDLVKRVTDAFVDAYRIPAESVQVWIHEVEADSWGAAGKLVADK, via the coding sequence GTGCCGATCGTCACCATCCAGCAGGGCCCTCGCGACACCGAGCTGAAGCGGGACCTCGTCAAGCGGGTCACCGACGCCTTCGTGGACGCGTACCGGATCCCGGCGGAGAGCGTGCAGGTGTGGATCCACGAGGTGGAGGCGGACAGCTGGGGCGCCGCCGGGAAGCTCGTGGCCGACAAGTAG
- a CDS encoding S1 family peptidase: protein MFGLRRARQTAATLVATAAAATTALIASPTATAAPQPIVGGTTTTTTAYPFMMQITDASGNQFCGGTLVAPKKVVTAAHCMVGESTGSVRVVGGRTYLNGTNGTVSKVGKIWINPDYTDATNGDDVAVLTLSASMPYTPASYVSSSQSGVYAAGTTARILGWGTTSENGSSSNQLRTATVPIVADSSCKSSYGSDFVQTDMVCAGYTSGGVDTCQGDSGGPLLIGGVLAGITSWGEGCAEAGYPGVYTRLTAFSDLVTEQVGS, encoded by the coding sequence ATGTTCGGGCTCAGACGTGCCAGACAGACCGCCGCGACCCTGGTGGCCACCGCCGCCGCCGCGACGACCGCGCTGATCGCCTCCCCCACGGCGACCGCCGCACCCCAGCCCATCGTGGGCGGTACGACCACCACCACGACGGCTTACCCCTTCATGATGCAGATCACCGACGCGTCCGGTAACCAGTTCTGCGGCGGCACCCTGGTGGCCCCGAAGAAGGTCGTGACGGCCGCGCACTGCATGGTCGGCGAGTCCACCGGCAGCGTCCGCGTGGTCGGCGGCCGGACGTATCTGAACGGCACGAACGGCACGGTCAGCAAGGTCGGCAAGATCTGGATCAACCCGGACTACACCGACGCCACCAACGGCGACGACGTGGCGGTGCTGACCCTGTCGGCCTCGATGCCGTACACCCCGGCGTCGTACGTCTCCTCGTCCCAGTCCGGCGTGTACGCGGCCGGTACCACGGCCCGCATCCTCGGCTGGGGCACCACCTCGGAGAACGGCAGCTCCTCCAACCAGCTGCGGACCGCGACCGTCCCGATCGTGGCCGACTCCAGCTGCAAGAGCTCCTACGGTTCGGACTTCGTCCAGACCGACATGGTTTGCGCCGGATACACGTCCGGCGGCGTAGACACCTGCCAGGGCGACAGCGGCGGTCCCCTGCTCATCGGGGGCGTCCTGGCAGGGATCACTTCTTGGGGCGAGGGGTGCGCGGAGGCCGGTTACCCGGGTGTGTACACCCGGCTGACCGCCTTCTCGGACCTGGTGACCGAGCAGGTCGGCTCGTAA
- a CDS encoding ATP-binding protein, which yields MTVRRDFQEPARCRPDLLIGREDLFATAREQLASGGSVLLHGPAGIGKSTVLRALAEEYGARARTVLRCSATESESHLPFLALADLFGLVLDEVSPGLPPAQRTALESALTGRGEPSLLRDGLALRLAVLSALRALAARGPVLIVADDLQWLDPASAELLGFAARRLEGTPVQLLSAVRTEGQESQEYDRHLRASPPDTVAVRLGALTRAQVAQLLDHRGHGALTRSTVREIHRTSGGNPLFALELGRALADSPTPPRPGEPLPVPTSLRALVLSRLDMLSVEARRTLLVASAGARPTPALLHAAGRENAEAECAQAAELGLLATESEAPAVRFAHPLISAALYAEAPAQERRAAHAALSTAASDPIERARHLALATTGTDPEVAARLAEAAALARDRGAPSVAAQLGLLAARHTPADSAPGPEERRLQAAEDAITAGEVDLARDIAREVLTRASVPAHRVRAWIYVIDTAGHTMAEVDAVFPQALADAGDDPRLLALVHYQLAWRALIVEGDFTEARGAAAHAAELAACGADRRTELLALALQAQTETLMGHPEAPRTIKRALKEPQDPRVACHHNGAGSARFRWLVMGDQLNEARATVTMLLREVRRRGSVESEVHFVRGLAETELRAGHCGRALELARDSLRLARDSGIGETASAMLTSLAEASGGDVDRALALAREAVEHAEEDGDQMYLSRALGALGYAQLVAGDPAGTVRSLRRVRRLELGLGITDPARGRWHGDLAEALVRIGEAGEAQDVIDASREHALRLGRESVLAVLDRAEALVRAAHGDLEAAVGQLTSAQDRLAKLGYGLEEARAAFALAQLRARWPEAGQRRATAYDEPARLFRRCRALPWLRQVDEALTAPEPEPADLTVPDTVDGLDALASLASMERQVAALVMEGATNREIAARLFISVKTVEATLTRVYRKLGIRSRVDIVRLAAGRRAK from the coding sequence GTGACCGTGCGACGGGACTTCCAGGAGCCTGCCCGATGCCGCCCCGACCTGCTCATCGGCCGCGAGGACCTGTTCGCGACGGCGCGCGAGCAACTCGCCTCGGGTGGCAGTGTGCTGCTCCACGGCCCAGCCGGAATAGGGAAATCCACTGTGCTGCGGGCATTGGCCGAGGAATACGGCGCCCGGGCGCGCACCGTGTTGCGCTGCTCCGCCACGGAGTCCGAATCCCACCTTCCCTTCCTGGCCCTCGCCGACCTCTTCGGCCTGGTCCTCGACGAGGTCTCCCCCGGGCTGCCCCCGGCCCAGCGCACCGCCCTGGAGTCGGCGCTCACCGGCCGCGGCGAGCCCAGCCTGCTGCGCGACGGGCTCGCGCTGCGCCTCGCGGTGCTCTCCGCGCTGCGCGCGCTCGCCGCCCGGGGGCCGGTCCTGATCGTCGCCGACGACCTGCAGTGGCTGGATCCGGCCAGCGCCGAACTGCTCGGCTTCGCCGCCCGCCGTCTGGAGGGCACCCCGGTGCAACTGCTGTCCGCGGTACGCACGGAGGGTCAGGAGAGCCAGGAGTACGACCGTCATCTGCGCGCGTCCCCGCCGGACACCGTCGCCGTCCGGCTCGGAGCGCTCACCCGCGCCCAGGTGGCTCAGCTGCTCGACCACCGCGGGCACGGCGCCCTGACCCGCTCCACGGTCCGCGAGATCCACCGCACCAGCGGCGGCAACCCGCTGTTCGCCCTGGAGCTGGGCCGCGCCCTCGCCGACAGCCCGACCCCGCCCCGCCCGGGCGAGCCGCTGCCGGTGCCCACCTCGCTGCGCGCCCTGGTGCTCAGCCGGCTGGACATGCTCTCCGTCGAGGCCCGCCGCACCCTGCTGGTGGCCAGCGCCGGCGCCCGCCCCACCCCGGCGCTGCTGCATGCGGCCGGCCGTGAGAACGCCGAGGCCGAGTGCGCCCAGGCCGCCGAACTCGGGCTGCTGGCCACGGAGTCCGAGGCACCGGCCGTACGGTTCGCGCATCCGCTCATCTCCGCCGCGCTGTACGCGGAGGCACCCGCACAGGAGCGGCGGGCCGCGCACGCCGCGCTGTCCACCGCGGCCTCCGACCCGATCGAGCGGGCCCGGCACCTGGCCCTGGCCACCACCGGTACCGACCCCGAGGTGGCCGCCCGGCTCGCCGAGGCCGCCGCCCTCGCCCGGGACCGGGGCGCCCCGTCGGTCGCCGCCCAGCTGGGGCTGCTGGCCGCCCGGCACACCCCCGCCGACAGCGCGCCCGGCCCCGAGGAACGCCGCCTTCAGGCCGCGGAGGACGCCATCACCGCCGGTGAGGTCGACCTGGCCCGGGACATCGCCCGCGAGGTGCTGACCCGGGCGAGTGTGCCGGCGCACCGGGTGCGGGCCTGGATCTACGTCATCGACACCGCGGGGCACACCATGGCGGAGGTCGACGCCGTCTTCCCGCAGGCCCTCGCCGACGCCGGCGACGACCCCCGGCTGCTGGCCCTGGTCCACTACCAGCTGGCCTGGCGGGCGCTGATCGTGGAGGGCGACTTCACCGAGGCCCGCGGGGCCGCCGCGCACGCCGCCGAGCTGGCCGCGTGCGGCGCCGACCGGCGCACCGAACTGCTCGCCCTCGCCCTCCAGGCACAGACCGAGACCCTGATGGGCCATCCGGAGGCCCCCCGCACCATCAAGCGCGCCCTGAAGGAGCCTCAGGACCCGCGGGTGGCCTGCCATCACAACGGCGCGGGCAGCGCGCGGTTCCGGTGGCTGGTCATGGGCGACCAGCTGAACGAGGCGAGAGCGACGGTCACCATGCTGCTGCGCGAGGTGCGCCGGCGTGGCTCGGTGGAGAGCGAGGTGCACTTCGTGCGCGGTCTCGCCGAGACCGAGCTGCGCGCCGGGCACTGCGGCCGCGCCCTCGAACTGGCCCGCGACAGCCTGCGGCTCGCCCGGGACTCCGGGATCGGCGAGACCGCCTCCGCGATGCTCACCTCGCTCGCCGAGGCCTCGGGCGGGGACGTGGACCGGGCGCTGGCCCTCGCCCGGGAGGCGGTGGAGCACGCCGAGGAGGACGGCGACCAGATGTACCTGTCCCGGGCGCTCGGCGCGCTCGGCTACGCCCAACTGGTGGCCGGCGACCCGGCGGGCACCGTCCGCTCGCTGCGCCGGGTACGCCGGCTGGAGCTGGGCCTCGGCATCACCGATCCGGCGCGCGGACGCTGGCACGGCGACCTCGCCGAGGCGCTGGTCCGCATCGGCGAGGCCGGCGAGGCGCAGGACGTCATCGACGCCAGCCGCGAGCACGCGCTCCGGCTCGGCCGGGAGAGCGTGCTGGCCGTGCTCGACCGGGCGGAGGCCCTGGTGCGCGCCGCGCACGGCGACCTGGAGGCCGCCGTCGGCCAGCTGACGTCGGCTCAGGACCGGCTCGCCAAGCTCGGCTACGGCCTGGAGGAGGCGCGGGCCGCGTTCGCGCTGGCCCAGTTGCGCGCCCGGTGGCCGGAGGCCGGCCAGCGCCGGGCGACGGCGTACGACGAGCCCGCCCGGCTGTTCCGGCGCTGCCGGGCCCTGCCCTGGCTGCGCCAGGTGGACGAGGCCCTCACCGCACCGGAGCCCGAGCCGGCGGACCTGACCGTGCCGGACACGGTGGACGGGCTGGACGCGCTGGCGTCCCTGGCCTCGATGGAGCGTCAGGTCGCCGCTCTGGTCATGGAGGGCGCCACCAACCGGGAGATCGCCGCCCGGCTGTTCATCAGCGTCAAGACGGTGGAGGCGACCCTGACCCGGGTCTACCGCAAGCTGGGGATCCGATCGCGCGTGGACATCGTCCGATTGGCGGCAGGTCGCCGCGCGAAGTGA
- a CDS encoding AMP-binding protein produces the protein MTTATELFRGARDFLLEHREDYATAYAGFAWPRPERFNWALDWFDVIADGNDRTALHIVEEDGSEVRLSFAEMAERSNRVANHLRARGVAAEDRVLVMLGNQTELWETALAALKLRAVVIPATPLLGPADLRDRVERGRVGHVLVRAEDAAKFADVPGSYTRIAVGGPAGEGWESYEDAYAAPAEFVPDGPTLADDPLMLYFTSGTTARPKLVEHTHTSYPIGHLATMYWIGLKPGDVHLNISSPGWAKHAWSNLFAPWNAEATVFIHNYSRFDAARLMAEMDRGGVTTFCAPPTVWRMLIQSDLSRLATPPREAVAAGEPLNPEVIEQVRRAWGVTVRDGFGQTETAVQVSNSPGQRLKTGSMGRPSPGYRVELLDPVTGAPGADEGEIALDLSGGPVGVMAGYHGDPDRTAEAMAGGYYRTGDIAARDADGYLTYVGRADDVFKASDYKISPFELESALLEHEAVAEAAVVPAPDELRLAVPKAYIVLAEGWEPGPDTAKVVFEHSREVLAPYKRIRRLEFAPLPKTVSGKIRRIELREATAAGSADEYREEDFR, from the coding sequence ATGACGACGGCGACCGAGCTGTTCCGCGGCGCGAGGGACTTCCTGCTGGAGCACCGCGAGGACTACGCCACCGCCTACGCGGGCTTCGCCTGGCCGCGGCCCGAACGCTTCAACTGGGCGCTGGACTGGTTCGACGTGATCGCCGACGGCAACGACCGGACCGCGTTGCACATCGTGGAGGAGGACGGCAGCGAGGTCCGCCTCTCCTTCGCCGAGATGGCGGAACGCTCGAACCGGGTGGCGAACCACCTGCGCGCGCGGGGCGTGGCCGCCGAGGACCGCGTCCTCGTGATGCTCGGCAACCAGACGGAGCTGTGGGAGACCGCGCTGGCCGCGCTGAAGCTGCGCGCGGTGGTCATTCCGGCCACCCCGCTGCTCGGCCCCGCCGATCTGCGCGACCGCGTCGAGCGGGGCCGGGTCGGGCATGTGCTCGTCCGGGCCGAGGACGCCGCCAAGTTCGCGGACGTGCCCGGCTCCTACACCCGCATCGCGGTCGGCGGCCCGGCGGGCGAGGGCTGGGAGTCGTACGAGGACGCGTACGCCGCCCCCGCCGAGTTCGTCCCGGACGGCCCCACCCTGGCCGACGACCCGCTGATGCTGTACTTCACCTCCGGGACGACCGCCCGCCCCAAGCTGGTCGAGCACACCCACACCTCGTACCCGATCGGCCACCTGGCCACCATGTACTGGATCGGCCTCAAGCCAGGCGACGTGCATCTGAACATCTCCTCGCCGGGTTGGGCCAAGCACGCCTGGTCCAACCTGTTCGCCCCCTGGAACGCCGAGGCGACGGTCTTCATCCACAACTACAGCCGCTTCGACGCGGCCCGTCTGATGGCCGAGATGGACCGAGGCGGGGTCACCACGTTCTGCGCCCCGCCGACCGTGTGGCGGATGCTGATCCAGTCCGACCTGAGCCGGCTCGCCACCCCGCCGCGCGAGGCCGTCGCCGCCGGCGAACCGCTCAACCCGGAGGTCATCGAGCAGGTCCGGCGGGCCTGGGGCGTCACCGTCCGGGACGGCTTCGGCCAGACCGAGACCGCCGTACAGGTCTCCAACAGCCCCGGCCAGCGGCTGAAGACGGGTTCCATGGGCCGGCCGAGCCCCGGCTACCGCGTCGAACTCCTCGACCCGGTCACCGGCGCCCCCGGCGCCGACGAGGGCGAGATCGCCCTCGATCTCTCCGGCGGTCCGGTGGGCGTGATGGCCGGCTACCACGGCGACCCCGACCGCACGGCGGAGGCGATGGCCGGCGGCTACTACCGCACCGGCGACATCGCCGCCCGCGACGCGGACGGCTATCTGACCTACGTCGGCCGCGCGGACGACGTCTTCAAGGCCTCCGACTACAAGATCAGCCCGTTCGAGCTGGAGAGCGCGCTGCTGGAGCACGAGGCGGTCGCCGAGGCGGCCGTCGTGCCCGCGCCCGACGAACTGCGCCTCGCGGTACCCAAGGCGTACATCGTCCTGGCCGAGGGCTGGGAGCCCGGACCGGACACCGCGAAGGTCGTCTTCGAGCACTCCCGCGAGGTGCTGGCCCCCTACAAGCGCATCCGCCGCCTGGAGTTCGCCCCCCTGCCCAAGACCGTCTCCGGCAAGATCCGCCGGATCGAGCTGCGCGAGGCGACGGCCGCGGGCTCGGCCGACGAGTACCGCGAGGAGGACTTCCGGTGA
- a CDS encoding AMP-binding protein: MSESSYTHGTSPVVLLADTIGANLDRAVAAWPDREALVDVPSGRRWTYARFAADVEELAQALVASGVGKGDRVGIWTVNCPEWVLVQYATARIGAIMVNINPAYRTHEVEYVLGQAGISLLFASLSHRTSDYRAMVEQVRGRCPELREVVYIGDPSWAALLERGTGDAVYERLSCDDPINIQYTSGTTGFPKGATLSHHNILNNGYFVGELIAYTEQDRICVPVPFYHCFGMVMGNLAATSHGACMVIPAPSFDPEATLEAVQRERCTSLYGVPTMFIAELNLPDFASYDLSTLRTGIMAGSPCPVEVMKRVVAEMHMEEVSICYGMTETSPVSLQTRRDDDLEHRTATVGRVLPHLEVKVVDPVTGVTQPRGTAGELCTRGYSVMLGYWNEPEKTAEAVDAARWMHTGDLAVMREDGYVEIVGRIKDMIIRGGENVYPREIEEFLYAHPGIRDVQVVGVPHERYGEEVLACVILRDPAEPLSLEDLRAFCRDRLAHYKIPSRLQILDSFPMTVSGKVRKVELREKYGL, from the coding sequence GTGAGCGAGTCGTCGTACACGCACGGAACGAGCCCGGTCGTCCTGCTCGCGGACACCATCGGAGCCAACCTGGACCGGGCCGTCGCCGCCTGGCCGGACCGCGAGGCGCTCGTCGACGTGCCGTCGGGGCGGCGCTGGACGTACGCCCGCTTCGCCGCGGACGTGGAGGAGCTGGCGCAGGCCCTGGTCGCGAGCGGGGTCGGCAAGGGCGACCGGGTGGGCATCTGGACCGTCAACTGCCCGGAGTGGGTCCTGGTCCAGTACGCCACCGCCCGCATCGGCGCGATCATGGTCAACATCAACCCGGCCTACCGCACCCACGAGGTCGAGTACGTCCTGGGCCAGGCCGGGATCTCCCTCCTCTTCGCCTCCCTCAGCCACCGGACGAGCGACTACCGGGCGATGGTCGAGCAGGTGCGGGGCCGCTGCCCCGAGCTGCGCGAGGTCGTGTACATCGGCGACCCGAGCTGGGCGGCGCTGCTGGAGCGCGGGACCGGTGACGCGGTGTACGAGCGGCTGTCCTGCGACGACCCCATCAACATCCAGTACACCTCGGGTACGACGGGCTTCCCGAAGGGCGCCACCCTCTCCCACCACAACATCCTCAACAACGGTTACTTCGTGGGTGAGTTGATCGCCTACACCGAGCAGGACCGGATCTGCGTCCCCGTGCCCTTCTACCACTGCTTCGGCATGGTGATGGGCAACCTGGCGGCGACCTCGCACGGCGCGTGCATGGTCATCCCGGCGCCGTCCTTCGACCCGGAGGCCACCCTGGAGGCGGTTCAGCGGGAGCGCTGCACCTCCCTGTACGGCGTCCCGACCATGTTCATCGCGGAGCTGAACCTCCCCGACTTCGCGTCGTACGACCTCTCCACCCTGCGCACCGGCATCATGGCGGGCTCGCCCTGCCCGGTGGAGGTGATGAAGCGGGTGGTCGCCGAGATGCACATGGAGGAGGTGTCCATCTGCTACGGCATGACCGAGACCTCCCCGGTCTCCCTGCAGACCCGCAGGGACGACGACCTGGAGCACCGCACCGCGACGGTCGGCCGGGTCCTGCCGCACCTGGAGGTCAAGGTCGTCGACCCGGTGACCGGGGTCACGCAGCCGCGCGGCACGGCGGGCGAGCTGTGCACCCGCGGCTACAGCGTGATGCTCGGCTACTGGAACGAGCCCGAGAAGACCGCGGAGGCCGTCGACGCGGCCCGCTGGATGCACACCGGGGACCTCGCGGTGATGCGTGAGGACGGGTACGTCGAGATCGTCGGCCGGATCAAGGACATGATCATCCGGGGCGGCGAGAACGTCTACCCGCGAGAGATCGAGGAGTTCCTCTACGCCCACCCCGGGATCAGGGACGTCCAGGTCGTCGGGGTGCCGCACGAGAGGTACGGCGAGGAGGTCCTCGCCTGCGTCATCCTGCGCGACCCCGCCGAACCGCTCAGCCTGGAGGATCTGCGCGCCTTCTGCCGGGACCGGCTCGCCCACTACAAGATCCCGAGCAGGCTCCAGATCCTCGACTCCTTCCCGATGACGGTGTCCGGGAAGGTGCGCAAGGTGGAGCTGCGGGAGAAGTACGGCCTCTGA